A single genomic interval of bacterium harbors:
- the uvrA gene encoding excinuclease ABC subunit UvrA, with product MLAKQILVRGASQHNLKHVDVSIPREAVTVVTGVSGSGKSSLAFDTIYAEAQRRFLETLSIHSREALGNMDRPRVSSIEGLSPAIAVDQRPLHTHARSTVGTVSEIYDLLRLLFAKAGEPYCPNCGKPMGPTTIHEMRNRIMGLEGSRVNLYAPVVMHRPGTHQKLLQELLKAGYLRARIDGRLTELDEKIHLSPELPHTIEVLVDRLWVQPERKSRLRESLETASRLSRGIVMVEPEAGEPIWFTQTPRCLACGVELPPPTVRLFSFNDPQGACQACSGLGFRDHGVECSQCKGSRLNEMARAFKIGSLSLEEICRRPLEELGGLLEHLELPSSSQDVAQEILAAVKQRLKALCGLGLGYLSLGRGSETLSAGESQRLRLAAQMGSPLVGVLYVLDEPTMGLHPADQADLMEAIKSLKEAGNTVIMVEHEHQIILEADWVIDLGPAAGELGGEILYSGPPQGILSCQSSITGDYLSGRKKIQVPHQRRSTKGPAIEVLGAFEHNLKNINARFPLGCLTCVTGVSGSGKSSLVLEVLCREARRRLQGSSGKEVQGAQEVRGLEKLQAIVEVDQSPIGRTSRSNPATFMGLFRPIRELFSQIPEARVRGYGPERFSFNVKGGRCEACQGEGIRSVELIFLPNLYITCETCGGSRFNEETLEVRYKGLNIAQVLEMTVKEALVFFENIPRLVPGLRLLMELGLGYLRLGQPAPSLSGGEAQRLKLARELARGGRGTTLYVLDEPTTGLHFEDVQRLLEVMERLLEAGHTIVVIEHNLDVIKCADHVIDLGPGAGPLGGNVVAAGTPEQIAASPNSLTGRFLRKVLYGAQG from the coding sequence ATGCTAGCCAAACAGATTCTGGTAAGGGGAGCCTCCCAGCATAACCTCAAGCACGTGGACGTCTCCATCCCCCGGGAAGCTGTGACCGTGGTGACAGGCGTGAGCGGCTCCGGGAAGTCCTCTCTGGCCTTTGACACGATTTACGCCGAGGCCCAACGCCGTTTCCTGGAGACCCTCTCCATTCACTCCAGGGAGGCCCTGGGGAACATGGACAGGCCACGGGTGAGCTCCATCGAGGGCCTCTCCCCGGCCATAGCCGTGGATCAGCGACCGCTGCACACTCACGCCCGCTCCACGGTGGGCACCGTAAGCGAGATCTATGATCTGCTCAGGCTTCTGTTCGCCAAGGCCGGGGAGCCTTACTGTCCCAACTGTGGCAAGCCCATGGGCCCAACCACCATCCATGAGATGAGAAACCGCATCATGGGCCTGGAAGGCTCGAGGGTAAACCTGTACGCCCCTGTGGTGATGCACAGGCCAGGCACCCACCAAAAACTGCTCCAAGAGCTTCTCAAAGCCGGTTACCTAAGGGCCCGCATAGACGGCCGGCTCACAGAATTGGATGAAAAGATCCATCTTTCCCCTGAGCTTCCCCATACCATAGAGGTGCTTGTGGACAGACTCTGGGTCCAGCCTGAAAGAAAAAGCCGCCTCAGGGAATCCCTGGAGACTGCATCCAGACTCTCCCGGGGGATAGTGATGGTGGAGCCTGAGGCCGGGGAACCCATCTGGTTCACCCAGACGCCCCGATGCCTTGCTTGTGGAGTGGAATTGCCGCCTCCTACTGTGAGGCTTTTTTCCTTCAATGACCCCCAAGGAGCCTGCCAGGCCTGCTCTGGCCTGGGGTTCAGGGATCATGGGGTGGAGTGTTCCCAGTGCAAAGGCTCCAGGCTCAATGAGATGGCCAGGGCTTTCAAGATAGGTTCCTTGAGCCTGGAGGAGATCTGCCGACGACCCCTGGAGGAGTTGGGGGGGCTGCTGGAACATCTTGAATTGCCTTCTTCCAGCCAGGATGTGGCCCAAGAGATCTTGGCAGCGGTTAAACAAAGGCTCAAGGCTCTTTGCGGCCTTGGGCTGGGATACCTTAGTCTGGGAAGGGGTTCTGAAACCCTCTCCGCAGGCGAGTCACAGAGGTTGAGGTTGGCTGCTCAGATGGGGTCTCCCTTGGTGGGAGTGCTTTATGTCCTGGATGAGCCCACCATGGGGCTGCACCCCGCGGATCAGGCTGATCTCATGGAAGCCATAAAGAGTCTCAAAGAGGCCGGCAACACGGTGATCATGGTAGAGCATGAACATCAGATCATCTTGGAGGCAGACTGGGTGATAGACCTGGGCCCCGCAGCAGGGGAACTGGGTGGGGAAATCCTCTACAGCGGCCCGCCACAGGGAATCCTCTCCTGCCAGAGCTCCATCACGGGAGATTACCTCTCAGGCAGGAAGAAAATTCAGGTGCCTCACCAAAGGAGATCTACCAAGGGGCCAGCCATCGAGGTCTTGGGAGCCTTTGAGCACAATCTCAAGAACATAAACGCAAGGTTTCCTCTGGGCTGTCTTACTTGCGTCACGGGGGTGAGTGGCTCGGGAAAGTCCAGCCTGGTCTTGGAGGTGCTTTGTAGAGAAGCCAGAAGGAGGCTCCAGGGCAGCTCTGGCAAGGAGGTACAGGGGGCCCAAGAGGTGCGGGGCCTGGAAAAGCTTCAGGCAATTGTGGAGGTGGATCAGTCCCCCATAGGCCGCACTTCCAGATCAAATCCGGCCACCTTCATGGGGCTCTTTAGACCCATCAGGGAACTCTTCTCCCAGATTCCCGAGGCGAGGGTGAGGGGATACGGTCCGGAACGCTTCAGTTTCAATGTCAAGGGAGGAAGGTGCGAGGCCTGCCAGGGCGAGGGAATCAGGAGCGTGGAGCTGATTTTCTTACCGAACCTTTACATCACCTGTGAGACTTGTGGCGGTAGCAGATTCAATGAAGAAACCCTGGAGGTAAGGTACAAGGGTTTAAACATAGCTCAGGTCCTGGAGATGACGGTCAAGGAGGCCCTGGTCTTCTTCGAGAACATCCCCAGGCTAGTGCCTGGCCTCAGGCTCCTGATGGAGTTGGGCTTGGGTTATCTGCGCCTGGGGCAGCCAGCCCCGAGCCTCTCTGGTGGGGAGGCCCAGAGGTTGAAGTTGGCCAGAGAACTGGCCCGCGGCGGCCGGGGCACTACTCTGTATGTCCTGGACGAGCCCACAACAGGACTTCATTTCGAGGATGTGCAAAGGCTCCTGGAGGTTATGGAGAGGCTCCTGGAGGCAGGCCATACCATTGTGGTGATCGAACACAACCTGGATGTAATCAAATGTGCCGATCATGTGATCGACCTGGGCCCCGGGGCGGGCCCTCTGGGGGGAAATGTGGTGGCCGCAGGAACTCCTGAGCAGATCGCCGCAAGCCCAAACTCTCTTACCGGTAGGTTTTTAAGGAAGGTTCTGTATGGGGCTCAGGGCTGA
- the atpE gene encoding ATP synthase F0 subunit C → MRKKVLTLGMVLAAVLFLGAGVALAAEPGAGGTNWVKVAVMIGAGLGIGIAAHGTGQGMGNAIAAACEGTARNPEASGKLTTTMLIGLALIESLCIYALVIALIMLFVV, encoded by the coding sequence ATGCGAAAGAAGGTGTTGACGTTGGGAATGGTGCTTGCGGCTGTTTTGTTCCTGGGTGCCGGTGTAGCCCTGGCTGCCGAGCCCGGAGCCGGAGGGACCAATTGGGTGAAGGTGGCGGTTATGATAGGAGCCGGCCTGGGCATCGGGATAGCGGCCCATGGAACCGGACAGGGCATGGGAAATGCCATAGCGGCTGCCTGTGAGGGGACAGCCAGGAATCCCGAGGCCTCGGGTAAGCTTACAACAACCATGCTGATCGGTCTGGCCCTGATCGAGTCCTTGTGTATTTATGCCCTGGTCATCGCCTTGATCATGCTGTTCGTGGTGTGA
- the atpB gene encoding F0F1 ATP synthase subunit A: protein MKEPIQLYHLLGLHVPHHLFFTWLLMACLLILGLVMRSRLQMVPGKFQVVLEAVVGGIYDFFHDVLGHETRRFFPLIATLGIYIFLCNVMSLVPLFDSPTNMLNTTLSMAVLVFIYYNYVGIKKHGPGYIKHFLGPIAWLAPLFFIVELISNFSRMLSLSFRLFGNIRGKDILLGVLFFLVVMSKGILFLVPLPIFVLGLFVSFIQALIFALLTAMYLAGAVEEGH from the coding sequence ATGAAGGAACCCATACAGCTCTACCACCTCTTGGGACTCCACGTCCCGCATCATCTTTTTTTTACCTGGCTGCTTATGGCCTGTCTGCTCATCTTGGGGCTGGTGATGCGCTCTAGGCTGCAGATGGTGCCTGGGAAGTTCCAGGTGGTTCTGGAGGCCGTAGTGGGAGGAATTTACGACTTTTTCCATGACGTGCTGGGGCACGAGACCAGGCGATTCTTCCCACTGATAGCCACATTGGGCATATATATATTCCTGTGCAATGTCATGTCCCTGGTACCGCTTTTCGACTCTCCCACCAACATGCTAAATACCACTTTGTCCATGGCGGTTTTGGTCTTCATCTACTACAACTACGTGGGGATCAAGAAGCACGGTCCCGGGTACATAAAACATTTCCTGGGGCCCATTGCCTGGCTGGCTCCGCTTTTTTTCATCGTTGAGCTCATCTCCAATTTCAGCAGGATGCTTTCCCTCTCTTTCCGACTCTTCGGAAACATCCGGGGGAAGGATATCTTGCTGGGAGTGCTGTTTTTTCTGGTGGTCATGAGCAAGGGAATTCTCTTCCTTGTCCCTCTGCCGATCTTTGTTCTGGGCCTTTTTGTGTCTTTCATCCAGGCCTTGATCTTCGCCTTGCTTACGGCCATGTACTTGGCAGGGGCCGTTGAGGAAGGGCATTGA
- a CDS encoding AtpZ/AtpI family protein, which produces MRGTGPQDRKWWAQLGILSTMGIAMAISVATGVLGGYFLDKWLGTKFFFWIGLVVGILAAYRNLWVFYTKYMREPPAEKPPPEGKRQ; this is translated from the coding sequence GTGAGGGGCACAGGCCCCCAAGACCGAAAGTGGTGGGCCCAGCTCGGCATCCTGAGTACCATGGGGATAGCCATGGCAATCTCCGTGGCCACAGGAGTGCTGGGTGGATACTTCCTGGATAAATGGCTGGGCACCAAGTTTTTCTTCTGGATTGGTCTTGTGGTGGGGATCCTGGCGGCGTACAGGAACCTGTGGGTTTTCTATACGAAGTATATGAGAGAGCCTCCGGCTGAAAAGCCGCCTCCAGAGGGAAAAAGGCAATGA
- a CDS encoding DJ-1/PfpI family protein codes for MAAKKILMLVGDYVEDYEVMVPFQMLLMVGHTVHAVCPGKNAGEQVRTAVHDFEGDQTYSEKRGHNFTLNATFQDVKPEDYDGLVIPGGRAPEYIRLNDRVLEIVRHFAQNRKPIASICHGQQVLVAAGVVEGRLCTAYPAVKPDLLRAGANWGEVNETFSNAYVDGNLVTAPAWPAHPQWMRKFLELLGSKIQP; via the coding sequence ATGGCAGCCAAGAAAATACTGATGCTGGTGGGTGATTATGTGGAAGACTACGAGGTGATGGTCCCTTTTCAGATGCTCTTGATGGTGGGCCACACAGTCCATGCTGTGTGTCCCGGGAAAAATGCTGGTGAACAGGTCAGAACCGCTGTGCACGACTTCGAGGGAGACCAGACCTACAGCGAAAAGAGAGGGCACAACTTCACCCTCAACGCCACATTCCAGGATGTAAAGCCCGAGGACTACGACGGGCTGGTCATTCCGGGGGGCCGTGCACCTGAGTACATTCGCTTGAATGACAGAGTCTTGGAGATAGTACGCCATTTTGCCCAGAACCGAAAACCCATTGCATCCATCTGCCACGGTCAGCAGGTGTTGGTGGCAGCAGGAGTTGTGGAAGGCAGGCTCTGCACAGCATATCCAGCCGTCAAACCGGATCTTTTGCGAGCAGGGGCAAACTGGGGCGAGGTCAATGAAACCTTCTCCAATGCTTATGTAGATGGGAATCTGGTTACTGCCCCGGCATGGCCGGCCCATCCCCAATGGATGAGAAAGTTCCTGGAACTTTTGGGCTCCAAGATCCAGCCCTAG
- a CDS encoding lipocalin-like domain-containing protein → MAAETKKKWILKWLLFVAVAVLFQGRPVAQQEDLWPQAWAPWNWEFPKDHGSHPEFRTEWWYFTGNLRDQDGSRYGYQLTFFRQALRKDPPQRGNAWSIRDVYLAHFALTDVSGGRFFFSDRISRTGPGLAGSKVARMDVWLLDWAARMQEGVISLKAQDHDKAISLELRPRKPPVLHGENGLSRKGSALGQASYYHSFTDLETRGHISLKKTGKEVEVEGISWFDQEFGSNQLAGNQEGWDWFALHLSDGRDLMIYLLRLKDGSIEPASSGTLVEKDGNWNHLPRTHFQVTVLDRWKSQQSGASYPSRWGIKIPEQGIDLQIKSLLPHQEINSEGSTGVVYWEGAVEGKGISAGNPVECEGYVEMTGYAGSLGGLF, encoded by the coding sequence ATGGCAGCAGAAACAAAGAAGAAATGGATTTTGAAGTGGCTTCTTTTCGTGGCTGTTGCTGTGCTTTTTCAGGGGCGGCCTGTTGCACAGCAAGAAGATCTCTGGCCTCAGGCATGGGCTCCATGGAATTGGGAATTCCCCAAAGACCACGGAAGCCATCCGGAGTTCAGGACCGAATGGTGGTACTTTACCGGCAACCTCCGAGACCAAGACGGGAGCCGATATGGATATCAGTTGACTTTTTTCCGCCAAGCCCTAAGAAAAGACCCTCCCCAGAGAGGCAATGCCTGGAGCATAAGGGATGTTTACCTGGCACATTTTGCCTTGACAGATGTCAGTGGGGGAAGGTTCTTTTTTTCTGACAGGATAAGCCGCACAGGGCCGGGCCTGGCTGGTTCAAAGGTTGCCCGGATGGATGTCTGGCTGCTGGATTGGGCAGCTCGCATGCAAGAGGGTGTAATTTCATTGAAAGCCCAAGACCATGACAAGGCAATCTCTCTTGAGCTTCGGCCCAGAAAGCCGCCTGTTCTCCACGGGGAAAACGGTCTGAGTCGTAAGGGGTCGGCCTTGGGCCAGGCTTCCTATTATCACTCATTCACAGACCTTGAGACCCGAGGCCACATCTCACTGAAAAAGACGGGCAAAGAGGTGGAAGTGGAGGGGATCAGTTGGTTTGATCAAGAGTTTGGATCCAACCAATTGGCCGGAAATCAGGAGGGTTGGGATTGGTTCGCCCTTCATCTCTCGGATGGCCGGGATCTTATGATCTATCTGCTTCGTCTCAAAGACGGTTCCATTGAGCCAGCCTCTTCGGGGACCTTGGTGGAAAAAGATGGGAATTGGAATCACCTGCCACGGACTCATTTCCAGGTTACTGTGCTAGACAGATGGAAGAGCCAACAAAGCGGGGCAAGCTATCCTTCACGCTGGGGCATAAAGATTCCCGAGCAGGGAATTGACTTGCAGATCAAGAGCCTCTTGCCCCACCAGGAGATCAACAGTGAGGGCTCTACGGGAGTTGTTTACTGGGAGGGGGCCGTGGAAGGAAAGGGTATCTCGGCGGGAAATCCCGTAGAGTGCGAAGGATATGTGGAAATGACGGGTTATGCTGGTTCCTTGGGAGGGCTGTTTTGA
- a CDS encoding FtsX-like permease family protein: MSIVTKAFLRYLPRRKGLSLLQVIGIALGVAATVGMVLSARTALYSFQRAVEFLKGNATHILERPAGPMPEKDVLNLAFDEAVEAFSPVIDRRLTFSTGEVVRVMGIDPFLDRKVRPEFYQQGKIAGWGEEEFLSFLLQERTVLVDSSTYARMMLGKGHSLETSHGDLWVLGSFPNRSGEPLILMDISHAQSLFALEGRIDRVDLILRDEVDFLSRWSQGYVVRSVQEQSSSLTEMLSAFRLNLEALSLLALFVGVFLVYNTAMFAVVSRKRDAGILLSLGATRAEILKAFLTELLILGGLGGVLGSLLGYVLSLTLTQVVSRTISQLYFFLWPERPDWSYQLLFYGVLLGVGASLLGAVVPLADLLKTDPIKAMRGRAQSHPKATTIRKLALGGVTCLALSGAILLFSGGVYWGFASAFGTLLSASLMVGWVMRRLGSPLKAILGLAAGCGGRLAASNVSQNLGRTAVAVAAFMVALSMSIGLGSMIGSFRETLMWWMDSQLRGDLYIAPSREVEVPELLLQELQGIPGIGGLDPYRNTQTLYMGRWVQISAVDARTLKKFTRFGWLKGGQEHWDRVLQGDVIVSESFARRFQLGEGEYLTLEGAKGPVKRRIEAVFYDYTTEHGLIMMDRKTYLEIFDDPTIDALVVFIEAGGIARQQVMEKVKSLAWKYGLPVSEQREFHGNILSLFDATFAVTRSMRAMAVVVAFFGIAGAILTLFIERQRDFGIYRALGFSSGQVAGITVLEGLAMGVWSFVLSVFAGTALAWVLIRAINLRSFHWTIFFHLGWEPYVLSLATALIASLGAALYPTWRVYRTYPLMQIRDE, encoded by the coding sequence GTGAGCATTGTCACGAAGGCTTTTCTCAGATACCTGCCACGCAGAAAAGGCCTTAGCCTGCTTCAGGTGATAGGAATAGCTCTCGGGGTAGCGGCAACCGTTGGAATGGTGCTGTCGGCAAGAACCGCGCTTTACAGCTTCCAAAGAGCTGTTGAATTTCTGAAGGGGAATGCCACCCACATCCTGGAGCGGCCTGCTGGGCCCATGCCTGAGAAGGATGTCTTGAATCTTGCTTTTGATGAAGCTGTTGAGGCTTTTTCTCCGGTCATAGACAGAAGACTGACCTTTTCCACCGGCGAGGTGGTGAGAGTAATGGGGATAGATCCATTTCTGGATCGGAAGGTGCGTCCGGAGTTTTACCAACAGGGGAAGATCGCTGGCTGGGGAGAGGAGGAGTTCCTGAGCTTTCTTCTACAAGAAAGAACTGTTCTGGTAGATTCCTCCACATACGCCAGGATGATGTTGGGAAAAGGCCACAGCCTGGAGACATCACATGGAGATCTGTGGGTATTGGGCAGTTTTCCCAACCGATCCGGGGAGCCGCTCATACTCATGGACATCTCCCATGCCCAGTCTTTGTTCGCCCTGGAGGGGAGAATAGACAGGGTGGATCTCATCTTGAGAGATGAGGTGGACTTTCTCTCTAGATGGTCCCAAGGGTATGTGGTGAGGTCGGTCCAGGAACAAAGCTCGTCTTTGACCGAGATGCTCTCGGCATTCAGGCTCAATCTGGAAGCCCTATCCCTTCTGGCCCTGTTTGTAGGAGTCTTCCTGGTGTACAACACTGCCATGTTCGCAGTGGTCAGCAGAAAAAGGGACGCCGGGATACTCCTGAGTCTCGGGGCTACCAGGGCAGAGATACTCAAGGCATTTCTCACCGAGCTTCTAATACTGGGGGGCTTGGGAGGAGTACTGGGAAGTTTGTTGGGCTATGTGCTTAGCCTGACCTTGACTCAGGTGGTTAGCAGAACAATCAGTCAGCTCTATTTTTTCTTATGGCCAGAAAGACCGGACTGGTCTTACCAGTTGTTGTTTTATGGGGTGCTCTTGGGTGTGGGGGCCAGTCTCTTGGGAGCAGTGGTTCCCCTGGCGGACCTCTTGAAGACCGACCCAATAAAGGCCATGAGAGGCAGAGCCCAGTCTCATCCAAAAGCAACTACCATCAGGAAGCTGGCCTTGGGCGGGGTGACATGTCTGGCTTTGAGTGGGGCCATACTGCTTTTCTCGGGAGGGGTTTACTGGGGGTTTGCCTCTGCCTTCGGTACCCTTTTGAGTGCCAGCCTCATGGTGGGATGGGTGATGAGAAGGCTGGGCTCCCCGCTGAAAGCCATTCTCGGTCTGGCCGCTGGTTGCGGAGGCAGGCTGGCAGCTTCCAACGTGAGCCAGAATCTGGGACGGACGGCGGTGGCTGTGGCCGCATTTATGGTGGCTCTTTCCATGTCCATAGGACTGGGCTCCATGATAGGGAGCTTCAGGGAGACACTAATGTGGTGGATGGACAGCCAGTTGCGTGGGGACCTTTACATAGCTCCTTCCAGAGAGGTAGAGGTGCCAGAGCTGCTTCTCCAGGAGCTCCAGGGAATCCCAGGGATAGGAGGGCTGGATCCTTACCGGAACACTCAAACCCTTTACATGGGCCGGTGGGTGCAGATTTCGGCCGTAGATGCCAGGACCCTCAAAAAATTTACCAGGTTCGGCTGGCTCAAAGGCGGCCAAGAACACTGGGACAGAGTCCTCCAGGGAGATGTGATCGTATCGGAGAGCTTTGCCAGGCGATTCCAGCTGGGCGAGGGAGAGTACCTGACCCTTGAAGGGGCAAAGGGTCCTGTAAAGAGGCGCATAGAGGCTGTGTTTTACGACTACACCACAGAACACGGCCTCATAATGATGGACAGGAAAACCTACCTGGAGATCTTCGATGACCCCACCATAGATGCCTTGGTGGTCTTTATTGAAGCAGGGGGCATAGCAAGGCAACAGGTGATGGAGAAGGTCAAGAGCCTGGCCTGGAAGTATGGACTTCCTGTTTCGGAACAAAGGGAGTTCCACGGGAACATACTCTCTTTGTTTGATGCCACCTTTGCAGTGACCCGATCCATGAGGGCCATGGCCGTGGTGGTGGCTTTTTTTGGAATAGCAGGAGCCATCCTCACCTTGTTCATAGAAAGGCAGAGGGATTTTGGGATATACCGGGCTTTGGGTTTCTCCTCGGGCCAGGTGGCCGGGATCACGGTTCTGGAGGGTCTGGCCATGGGAGTCTGGAGTTTTGTGCTCAGCGTCTTTGCGGGTACAGCCCTTGCCTGGGTCCTGATAAGGGCCATAAATCTAAGGAGCTTCCATTGGACCATTTTCTTTCACTTGGGATGGGAGCCGTATGTCTTGAGTCTGGCTACAGCCTTGATAGCCAGCCTGGGGGCTGCGCTATACCCCACCTGGAGGGTTTACAGGACCTACCCACTGATGCAGATACGGGATGAGTAG
- a CDS encoding ABC transporter ATP-binding protein — translation MNQAIVGENLWKHYDGQQGSAQAALRGANLQIEAGQVVALYGRSGSGKTTLLNLIAGLDRPSKGRIVICGQDLEKMGEAGRTRLRRQRIGFVFQFFNLLPTLTAFENVHLSLELAGSPDPKKALRALAEVGLEGKEDRFPYQLSGGEQQRVAIARAMVKEPELVLADEPTGSLDTLTGDLVLELLSKSCRESGATLIMATHSPRSSRLCDRILRMVDGQIVEDRPPRQGTPMESL, via the coding sequence ATGAATCAAGCCATCGTGGGGGAGAACCTTTGGAAGCATTACGATGGGCAGCAGGGCTCAGCCCAGGCCGCGCTAAGAGGAGCCAATCTACAGATAGAGGCCGGTCAAGTGGTGGCACTTTACGGCAGAAGCGGTTCGGGTAAGACCACCCTTTTGAACCTGATAGCAGGACTGGACCGGCCCAGCAAAGGCAGAATTGTGATTTGCGGTCAAGACCTGGAGAAGATGGGGGAGGCGGGCCGCACCCGACTCAGGCGCCAAAGGATCGGATTTGTTTTCCAGTTTTTCAACCTGCTTCCAACCCTTACGGCTTTTGAAAACGTGCATCTTTCCCTTGAGCTGGCAGGATCCCCCGACCCCAAGAAGGCTCTTAGAGCCTTGGCCGAGGTGGGCCTGGAAGGGAAGGAGGATAGATTTCCATACCAGCTTTCGGGTGGCGAACAGCAGCGGGTGGCAATTGCCAGAGCAATGGTAAAAGAGCCCGAGCTGGTGCTGGCCGACGAGCCCACAGGCAGCCTGGACACGTTGACAGGGGATCTTGTACTGGAGCTTCTTTCCAAGAGCTGCCGTGAAAGCGGGGCAACTCTAATAATGGCCACGCACAGTCCCAGGAGCTCCCGGCTTTGCGACAGGATACTTCGGATGGTAGACGGCCAAATAGTGGAGGACCGGCCACCCCGGCAAGGGACTCCCATGGAGAGTCTTTGA
- a CDS encoding sigma-70 family RNA polymerase sigma factor, which yields MPVKAKTNIWEEPFGFRIELVRCQQKGGITEGFIDKLKDLVRAKRPRSESPGLYGLESETWDESAIHELALNFLTEHLLSKNGPKLPYIKESADQGVPVDGYVIEVFKQFLAEIKRRKVPHRWNMRKRILQVLKEMESQGKLVPCQKFSGSWRSSANSYEERVEMEHLRSIANLLPNVEKKIYVEQERMHPVLDNRELSRLVDGVFELVSGCVSEEELVEFLLEQLQVSDPSFQYLEDLLTERSEHEFAQNQAMSPEVRQRLKRAIEGLCPRQKKIFNMRFLQEMSIPEICSVMGLGKTVVYQEVAKIERRLKGF from the coding sequence ATGCCGGTAAAAGCTAAAACCAACATCTGGGAAGAACCGTTCGGTTTCAGGATCGAGCTTGTTCGCTGCCAACAAAAAGGCGGTATTACAGAAGGTTTTATAGATAAACTAAAGGATTTGGTGCGGGCCAAAAGACCCCGATCTGAATCCCCTGGCCTTTACGGTTTGGAATCGGAGACCTGGGACGAATCGGCGATCCATGAGCTGGCCTTGAACTTTTTGACTGAACATCTCTTATCAAAAAACGGACCCAAGCTTCCATATATCAAGGAAAGTGCAGATCAGGGTGTCCCTGTGGATGGCTATGTGATAGAGGTCTTCAAGCAGTTCCTGGCTGAAATCAAGAGAAGAAAGGTCCCCCATCGTTGGAACATGAGAAAAAGGATACTCCAGGTACTAAAGGAGATGGAAAGCCAAGGCAAGTTGGTCCCCTGCCAAAAGTTCAGCGGATCCTGGAGGAGCTCGGCAAACAGCTATGAAGAAAGGGTTGAGATGGAACACCTCCGTTCCATTGCTAATCTTTTACCCAACGTGGAGAAAAAGATTTATGTAGAGCAAGAGCGCATGCATCCGGTCCTGGACAACAGAGAGCTCTCTAGACTTGTAGATGGGGTTTTCGAACTAGTCAGCGGTTGCGTCTCAGAGGAGGAGTTGGTGGAGTTTTTGCTTGAGCAATTGCAGGTCAGCGATCCATCTTTCCAGTATTTGGAGGACCTGCTCACTGAGCGCAGCGAACATGAGTTCGCACAAAATCAAGCCATGTCTCCAGAGGTTAGGCAAAGGCTCAAGAGAGCCATAGAAGGACTGTGTCCTAGACAAAAGAAAATATTTAATATGAGGTTCCTGCAGGAAATGTCCATCCCAGAGATTTGCTCAGTTATGGGACTTGGCAAGACAGTAGTTTACCAAGAAGTGGCCAAGATTGAACGTAGGCTAAAGGGTTTTTGA
- a CDS encoding tetratricopeptide repeat protein — MLEKSTLSGLSEVSRAKLLGALGQVLTAVGDYEEAASLLAEAVEIFKAIEPLEVSRAYNYLIHNRLRAGDLTKAQDLLFESEGWIEETDTYGKLFRAFYRAELDRRYKRPSPRPKLPEGYPGLIHPYAFALQAWARNLTHLAKDRKEAIEEAADRLEQVPAKGGVLEFLAHTYRVYKAVLLAEEDSFRKARKNWQTWLDQHGKSPFKHRYQQIPFELEEARTYMDELMDRIPYH, encoded by the coding sequence TTGCTCGAGAAGAGCACGCTTTCTGGACTCTCAGAAGTTTCCCGGGCAAAGCTCTTAGGAGCATTGGGCCAGGTACTGACTGCTGTGGGTGATTATGAAGAGGCAGCTTCACTTCTTGCTGAAGCAGTCGAGATTTTCAAGGCAATTGAACCTTTGGAGGTGTCAAGGGCTTACAACTACTTGATTCACAACAGGCTGCGGGCTGGGGATCTTACGAAAGCACAAGATTTACTGTTTGAATCTGAAGGATGGATTGAGGAGACAGACACTTACGGCAAACTCTTTCGTGCTTTTTACCGGGCCGAGCTGGACAGGAGGTACAAACGTCCATCCCCTCGGCCAAAACTGCCTGAGGGATACCCAGGACTGATCCATCCATATGCATTCGCCTTACAGGCTTGGGCGAGGAATCTGACTCATCTTGCCAAAGATCGCAAGGAGGCTATCGAAGAGGCGGCGGATAGACTTGAGCAGGTCCCTGCCAAGGGGGGGGTCCTAGAGTTTTTGGCTCACACTTACAGAGTCTACAAGGCCGTACTGCTCGCAGAAGAGGATTCGTTTCGCAAGGCAAGAAAAAACTGGCAGACATGGTTGGATCAACATGGTAAAAGCCCCTTTAAACACAGATACCAGCAAATCCCCTTTGAACTGGAAGAGGCCAGAACGTATATGGATGAACTGATGGATCGTATCCCCTACCACTAA